From the Juglans microcarpa x Juglans regia isolate MS1-56 chromosome 3D, Jm3101_v1.0, whole genome shotgun sequence genome, the window GAAAAAACAATCAGGAGAATTTTCTCCACAAAAACCAGACCAAAATTGTTACAAGTAggggttttccttttttttttttttttttttttttttattcctgaACCAAAAAGGATACCACCGAAACACAGTAACAAACACATCCATTCCTAAGGAATTCTATATTTGTACAAAAAATAGTGCATAACCAAGAGAGAATGCAAactcaaaatgaataaaattaacatatcaATCtctaaacttaatattgtttaGATGCTTCATGAACAGGTCATTCCAAGTATCAGTAATTCCTGGTAAGCACCAGTGCATACAATCATCATGTTTTTTTCCGCCAGATGTGGATGGGTGGGCATCTGCTCTAACCTCACTCATGTGTGTTATGTCCAAAATATGGAAACCAGACTGTTCAAGGGCTTTCTTTAGGTGGTGATTCACTAGACGTGCCTCCACATTTGTTCCAttattcttgagagagaagagtCCTTCAACCTGAAAAGGTAAACCAAGATTTCAATCCTTAATGTTGTCTTGCAAAAGAGAAACAACAGAAGCTAGAATGGACTTAATAGACTAGTAAAACACAAAAGAATGCAAGTTCCATGTGATCCACCTGCTCTGGCGACAAAGGCCGTAGCCGCTGACAAGTACCACCTTGGTTCCAGTCACCTCCCTCAAAATGTCTAGGTGATTGTGTACGAAAGAATTTGATAGCACCAGGTCGCAAATTTTTCTCTATGAATAGGACCTATCATGAAAGCACATGCACCATTTGAGCAAGTAGTTACAGAATTACACAAGATGTGCAAATTTATATAACATCTGATTGCAGCATGGACTATCTCGGTCTTGCCTTCACGGATAAAATTTTAGGTCCAAAATTTGTCCCCTGTAGTGTTACCAATGGGTGGGACTTTCACACCACTAGTTGCTACAAAAACTACGCAATGCACACatgcaatattatatatgtgcaAGCCTGCAGAAAGTATAAAGTTGAAGTATGGTTGGACCAACCATTTTGTGTAAGCCTATATCTTCTTCGCAAATTCGCAATTACATagaattaaattaaagaaatattcaaTCCTGTACCATGTGCTTTAAAACCATATCCAGGCCAACATCAGGTGGTATTGGAGGTATGACAGGGAGACCCTTCTTGAAGAAAAGCATGGGTGACTTCACAGGGTCAAATTTTGAAGGAGCCCACCACCTATTAACAAGAACCAAAAAAGGCCAAATAAAGGATCAGTTATGTCTTCTCGCTCAGAAAATTGTTCCCATAGTCAAAAACAACAAATATAAGGACAGCATAAATCATAAGGGGAAGAGTCAACAGCACCACTGGCTGGCACTGTGATCCTGCAATGGTAAATTTTAACGGTCATATGGCCAGTAGTTATCAATACCCTAGGATATTTGGAGGACATAAATTTACCAGTGTCCTGTGTTAAAAATCAGAATATCATGGAAGGCTGGTGCCCCTGCCCACGTGTCTTCTGGAACATCAACATCGACTCTAAAACCCTCTTTAAATCCAAGAGATTCCAACATACCACCATTAGCATTAGCCGACCACCTGCATGAAACAGAACCACAGCAAGCTAAATTACCCAAAACTGTAGAATATAATCTGCACAAAATCAACTAaacaactaaataaaagaaacaaactaTTCTGTTTAACACCTTTTAATTCACgaatacccccccccccccccaaaaaaaaaaaaaggaaaaaaaaagtaaatgaataacTGCCGTAACTGCAAGATCTGTAACtgcaaatataatatatgtttaggCGTGAAAAGAAGTTAGTCGAACGTCCACATTGCAACCGACTAACCAAGCATCGCTTTCATCACCTTCTTCACCACCAATGATAAAATCTAAGCTAACCTAC encodes:
- the LOC121255424 gene encoding protein trichome birefringence-like 13 isoform X3 — translated: MMARARRYSRAGIAFPTTNPTVGNSPSGGGSPVAVTSRCSIPFTFLRSTATPTSVLSRSRFVGDSLNRNMFVSLFCTLKRVSSEVKKWRPAGADRGFTFLHHNLTIAYHRTNLLASYGRWSANANGGMLESLGFKEGFRVDVDVPEDTWAGAPAFHDILIFNTGHWWWAPSKFDPVKSPMLFFKKGLPVIPPIPPDVGLDMVLKHMVLFIEKNLRPGAIKFFRTQSPRHFEGGDWNQGGTCQRLRPLSPEQVEGLFSLKNNGTNVEARLVNHHLKKALEQSGFHILDITHMSEVRADAHPSTSGGKKHDDCMHWCLPGITDTWNDLFMKHLNNIKFRD
- the LOC121255424 gene encoding protein trichome birefringence-like 13 isoform X2, with product MAARDDHHHNHVKKIPLFPLLSLLCFASIFLVLSLSRKTSSNPLLSHQSFQFGQNPVTDPRVALSGSCDYSDGVWIYDHEPRPARYDGSCKEIFKGWNCISNNKSNGWELTKWRWKPRRCDLPLFDPVYFLEKYSNTNIGFVGDSLNRNMFVSLFCTLKRVSSEVKKWRPAGADRGFTFLHHNLTIAYHRTNLLASYGRWSANANGGMLESLGFKEGFRVDVDVPEDTWAGAPAFHDILIFNTGHWWWAPSKFDPVKSPMLFFKKGLPVIPPIPPDVGLDMVLKHMVLFIEKNLRPGAIKFFRTQSPRHFEGGDWNQGGTCQRLRPLSPEQVEGLFSLKNNGTNVEARLVNHHLKKALEQSGFHILDITHMSEVRADAHPSTSGGKKHDDCMHWCLPGITDTWNDLFMKHLNNIKFRD
- the LOC121255424 gene encoding protein trichome birefringence-like 13 isoform X1 yields the protein MAARDDHHHNHVKKIPLFPLLSLLCFASIFLVLSLSRKTSSNPLLSHQSFQFGQNPVTDPRVALSGSCDYSDGVWIYDHEPRPARYDGSCKEIFKGWNCISNNKSNGWELTKWRWKPRRCDLPLFDPVYFLEKYSNTNIGTLSLHAGFVGDSLNRNMFVSLFCTLKRVSSEVKKWRPAGADRGFTFLHHNLTIAYHRTNLLASYGRWSANANGGMLESLGFKEGFRVDVDVPEDTWAGAPAFHDILIFNTGHWWWAPSKFDPVKSPMLFFKKGLPVIPPIPPDVGLDMVLKHMVLFIEKNLRPGAIKFFRTQSPRHFEGGDWNQGGTCQRLRPLSPEQVEGLFSLKNNGTNVEARLVNHHLKKALEQSGFHILDITHMSEVRADAHPSTSGGKKHDDCMHWCLPGITDTWNDLFMKHLNNIKFRD